A part of Mycolicibacterium sp. TUM20985 genomic DNA contains:
- a CDS encoding molybdopterin-dependent oxidoreductase, which translates to MSISPSQHAVTCPLCEAMCGLTVVVSDDVVQSVRGDRDDVWSRGHSCPKGVSLGSIHHDPNRLTRPLVKRPNGEHEAVSWDDALAESERVLRPVLDRYGAGALTVYLGNPVAHNVGLSLFVGALIGFGQAAGMQAYYTPGTVDQWPLNVVSALLFGGMWNGPVPDLEHTDHLIILGANPSASQGSMLSTPDIMGMLGAITRRGKVVVVDPRRTRTAERATEWVPIRPGTDALLLFAILNTLAANGWVRHPEHLRDRVTGLDQVIALAAPFTPERVAGATGIDAENIERLARDLAHADNPVLYSRIGTCTQEFGTLATWLVFVVNAAIGALDRSGGAVFPRPSAWSQMFMKPPDQPADGWQFGRFHSRVRHAPEVFGQFPISCLAEEIDTPGDGQIRALVTVAGNPVISAPGSRRLASALGTLDAMISIDSWLNETTRHADVILPGLSPLERPHSDDLYWAYSLAACLKWSEPVFAPAPDRPAEWELLLKLAGSLFGTPVPEVDVAAIDDLYVGGMLATVCAQPRTPLTGRDPVQAFAALTGSGPARLVDLGIRLGPWGDGLGERPDGLTLAAVREQPSGIRLEEVAGGRIDEVVTTPSGKVELLHPYLAADVDRLAARIDRETTEFVLTSRRHLRSNNSWLHNVPGLMRGKERCTLLINPVDATRIGVSAGELADITTSEGTLSVTAEVSDEVMPGVVCLPHGWGHGVTGTRLDTANAHPGVNSNLLNPPGLIDVPSNTQVVNGVPCSVRVSVQ; encoded by the coding sequence ATGAGCATCAGCCCCTCGCAGCACGCGGTGACGTGTCCCCTGTGCGAAGCGATGTGTGGGCTGACGGTGGTGGTGTCCGACGATGTGGTGCAGTCAGTTCGGGGCGATCGCGACGACGTCTGGTCGCGGGGTCACTCGTGCCCGAAGGGCGTGTCGCTGGGCAGCATTCACCATGATCCGAACCGGCTGACACGTCCGCTGGTGAAGCGACCGAACGGCGAGCACGAGGCGGTGTCCTGGGATGACGCCCTCGCCGAATCGGAGCGAGTCCTGCGGCCGGTGCTCGACAGGTATGGCGCCGGGGCGCTGACGGTGTACCTGGGCAATCCGGTCGCCCACAACGTCGGACTCAGCCTGTTCGTCGGCGCCCTCATCGGCTTCGGCCAGGCCGCCGGGATGCAGGCGTACTACACGCCGGGCACTGTCGACCAGTGGCCGCTGAACGTCGTCAGCGCCCTACTGTTCGGGGGCATGTGGAACGGGCCGGTTCCCGACCTGGAACACACCGATCACCTGATCATCCTCGGCGCCAATCCCTCTGCCTCCCAAGGCTCGATGTTGTCGACGCCCGACATCATGGGAATGCTCGGGGCGATCACCCGGCGAGGCAAGGTCGTCGTCGTCGACCCACGACGGACACGAACCGCCGAACGAGCCACCGAGTGGGTGCCGATCCGCCCGGGGACCGACGCCCTCCTCCTGTTCGCCATCCTGAACACCCTGGCCGCCAACGGCTGGGTCCGGCACCCCGAACACCTCCGCGACCGGGTCACCGGTCTGGACCAGGTGATCGCGCTCGCTGCGCCGTTCACGCCGGAGCGGGTGGCAGGGGCCACGGGCATCGACGCCGAGAACATCGAACGCCTGGCCCGCGACCTCGCGCACGCCGACAATCCCGTGCTGTACAGCAGGATTGGCACGTGTACCCAGGAATTCGGCACCCTGGCCACCTGGCTGGTCTTCGTCGTCAACGCCGCGATCGGTGCGCTGGACCGCTCGGGTGGTGCGGTGTTCCCGCGCCCCTCGGCATGGTCACAGATGTTCATGAAGCCTCCCGATCAACCCGCCGACGGCTGGCAGTTCGGGCGCTTCCACAGCCGCGTGCGCCATGCGCCGGAGGTTTTCGGGCAGTTCCCGATCAGCTGCCTGGCCGAGGAGATCGACACCCCGGGCGACGGTCAGATTCGTGCGCTGGTCACGGTCGCGGGCAACCCGGTGATCTCGGCGCCGGGCAGTCGGAGGCTGGCCTCCGCACTGGGGACCCTCGACGCGATGATCTCCATCGACAGTTGGCTCAACGAGACGACCCGCCACGCCGACGTCATCCTGCCGGGACTCTCACCCCTGGAGCGACCGCACTCCGACGACTTGTACTGGGCGTATTCCCTTGCGGCGTGCCTGAAGTGGTCCGAGCCCGTGTTCGCACCCGCACCCGACCGGCCCGCCGAGTGGGAGTTGCTCCTCAAGTTGGCGGGGTCGCTGTTCGGGACGCCGGTACCGGAAGTCGACGTCGCGGCCATCGACGACCTGTATGTCGGCGGCATGCTCGCGACCGTGTGCGCGCAGCCGAGGACCCCGCTGACCGGTCGTGATCCCGTGCAGGCGTTCGCGGCGCTCACCGGCAGCGGACCGGCGCGATTGGTCGACCTAGGCATCCGGCTGGGCCCGTGGGGCGATGGCCTCGGTGAGCGGCCCGACGGGCTCACCCTCGCAGCAGTTCGCGAGCAGCCCAGCGGGATACGACTGGAAGAGGTGGCAGGCGGCCGGATCGACGAGGTCGTCACCACGCCGTCCGGCAAGGTCGAACTCCTTCACCCGTACCTCGCCGCCGACGTCGACCGGTTGGCGGCCCGCATCGACCGCGAGACAACGGAGTTCGTGCTGACCAGTCGGCGCCATCTGCGGTCGAACAATTCGTGGCTGCACAACGTCCCGGGGTTGATGCGGGGCAAGGAACGCTGCACGCTGTTGATCAACCCGGTGGACGCGACGCGAATCGGCGTCAGCGCAGGTGAACTCGCCGACATCACCACGTCCGAAGGCACGCTGTCGGTGACGGCGGAGGTCAGCGACGAGGTGATGCCCGGCGTGGTCTGCCTGCCGCACGGGTGGGGCCACGGCGTCACGGGCACGCGACTCGACACCGCCAACGCCCATCCCGGAGTGAACTCCAACCTCCTCAATCCGCCGGGGTTGATCGACGTTCCGAGCAATACCCAGGTCGTGAACGGTGTGCCGTGTTCGGTTCGAGTGAGTGTTCAGTGA